One segment of Primulina tabacum isolate GXHZ01 chromosome 14, ASM2559414v2, whole genome shotgun sequence DNA contains the following:
- the LOC142524954 gene encoding uncharacterized protein LOC142524954 — MGRSPCCSKVGLRRGPWSTKEDTLLTNFIQENGEGQWRSLPKKAGLLRCGKSCRLRWMNYLRPGIKRGNISQDEEDLIVRLHGLLGNRWSLIAGRLPGRTDNEIKNYWNTYLLKKLNNAGIHPKPHKELPKPPKVKKAAAAAAVAKKSKKLKRVEKAEADNKVDDTDKIQKIKVYLPKPIRISPAFSRTDSLDSMLSGFSSSDGADPEAGGGGGKAEASFVPMAWPEVGDYEVCGGDGDGDDDFLGGYCVLPLPQSDGSSDLFMLDQVYEDYLQLL, encoded by the exons ATGGGAAGATCTCCTTGTTGTTCCAAAGTGGGGTTGAGGAGAGGACCCTGGTCTACCAAGGAAGATACTCTGCTCACTAATTTCATTCAAGAAAATGGAGAAGGCCAATGGAGATCTCTTCCTAAGAAAGCtg GGTTGCTGAGATGTGGTAAGAGCTGCAGATTGAGGTGGATGAACTATCTGCGGCCAGGAATTAAGAGAGGCAACATCAGCCAGGATGAGGAAGATTTGATCGTGAGGCTGCACGGACTTTTGGGCAACCGATGGTCCCTAATCGCCGGCAGATTGCCAGGTCGAACGGACAATGAGATCAAGAACTACTGGAATACGTATCTTCTCAAGAAACTCAACAATGCCGGCATCCACCCTAAACCTCACAAGGAGCTACCCAAACCACCCAAAGTCAAGAaagccgccgccgccgccgcggTCGCTAAGAAATCGAAGAAGCTGAAGAGGGTTGAGAAAGCCGAAGCTGACAACAAAGTTGATGATACTGATAAAATTCAGAAGATCAAAGTATACTTGCCGAAACCCATTAGGATTTCTCCGGCTTTCTCGAGGACCGACAGCCTCGACAGCATGTTGAGTGGGTTTTCGAGTAGCGATGGCGCCGATCCGGAAGCAGGGGGCGGTGGCGGGAAGGCGGAGGCGTCTTTCGTGCCGATGGCTTGGCCAGAGGTTGGTGATTATGAAGTTTGCGGCGGCGACGGCGACGGCGACGACGACTTCCTGGGTGGCTATTGTGTTCTTCCACTACCTCAATCGGATGGTTCCAGTGATCTGTTCATGTTGGACCAAGTCTACGAGGACTATTTGCAGCTTCTTTag